The window TAACTTAGGCTTAGTCGGTTGTAAAGAACGTAGTAGTGAGCTTAGTAAAATGAGCCGTTGGGTGTTGCCTGGAGCTATGTTTATTGTGCTAACTGGTGTGATGGCGTTGGTTGGTCTTCTACCGGGGATACCAGCGATTATTCCAAGTTTTCGCTAGGCTCGATTAATATTTAGTTTTGTTCGGAACACAAAAAGGCCTCGTGCACGCGAGGCCTTAGTTTTATCTATCGAACGGTTACAGCTATTCTTTATCAACTGCAACGCCCTACCGCACTGACTTCAACGCTTTCATCAACGTTGTGTGAGCGGATCTAGCATCAAAGCCTCTCAAATAAACTTTAAATGATCTCTTTAGATTAACGATCGAGGGGGAGAGCATTCTTTGCCATTGAACATATAGCTATAGTTGTAACGATCGATATTCAGTTACTCCCCCTCTCCCATTAGCTTTTACCTATACCAGCTAGAGATTAGAGATGTAAATGACCAATCTGACACTTACAAAAAATGTAAGTTGTCATCAAACCTTAAACATTAGAGCAAAAACTCAGCTTAGATAGTTCAAGTTTAAATGTTAGCGTAATGTTAAAAGAAAAAACAAAGGTACGTGACATGCAGCACGTAAAACTCTTAAACCGCAACACCTTCGCAGGACTCGCAGCAACATTAGTTGGGAACGGCATTGGTCGCTTTGCTTATATAGCATTAATGCCTGTGCTCATTCAAAGTGGGTGGTTCTCAAGCGAAGATGCTTCCATACTCGGCGCTGCAACACTGATTGGCTATATATTCGGAGCTCCTGCATCGAGCTTTTTACAGAGATATTATTCAACAGGCACACTCATACGCGCCTCTCTGTTGTTAAGTAGCTTTAGTTATCTTGGTTGTGCTTTAAAGTCTGCCCCCTTTGAATGGTTTTTAACGCTTAGAACCATTGCGGGTGTATCGGGAGCCGTACTTATGGTACTCGCACCACCCGTGATCACCAGCCTTCACCCTCAAGAAATGAAAGCAAGAATCAGTGGCGTCGTATTTTCAGGCATTGGTCTCGGCGCCATGATTTCAGGAACCATCATACCTTTACTTATCTACCAAAGTGTTGAAAGTGCATGGTTAGGTATGGGTGCAATCGCTTTCCTCGCAACCGTCCTGACGTGGAACACATGGTCTCTTGAGGTTAAGCCAAACCATTGCGATAAAAGCCCATCGACGTTTAATGCCTTATCTAAGAATGAGCGCATCAGTATTAGCTGCGTACTTTTAGCCTACACCTTTAGCGCCATCGGTTATTTACCCCACACTCTCTTTTGGGTCGATTATATTGTTCGAGAGCTAGAAATGAGTTTTGCGAGTGGTGGTTTTTATTGGGCTGTCTTTGGCATAGGGGCAGCAATTGGGCCAATAGTAACCGGTATACTAGGGGATAAATTTGGACTTAAAAAAGCACTATTAGCTGCGTTTATTTGTAAAGCTGTGGGGGTTGCTCTTCCGCTATTAAGCACCAACGAAGTAGCACTTTTTGCTTCATCTCTGTTGGTCGGTATGTTTACGCCTGGCACCGTAACACTGGTATCAACCTACACCTTAGAGATCGTTGGGACTCAGCTCCATACGAAATCTTGGGGAGCAATGACAATGGCTTTTGCGATATCGCAAGGAATAGTCGGCTTTGTTATGGCTCATTACGCCCCGCAGCTCACCAGTTATGACCTCTTATTTATGATCAGCGCGAGTGCACTCATTTTGTCGGTACTCTGCATTGCGTTTACATCAACCAAACAACAGACTTTAAACACTGCTCAAGTAAATTCTTAGCAAAGGAATCGCTCATGAAACTGTATTTAAACGACACCTCTCCATTCTCCAGAGCAGTGTTAGCCACGGCCTATCTGTGTGATGCTCCAATGGTTCTTGAATGGATCGACCCGTGGCAAACACCCAACACATTGGTCACAATCAATCCATTCAGTACCATTCCGGTTCTAGAAACCAGTGATGAGGTTGCACTCACCGAGAGCTTAACGATCTGCGAGTTTCTCATGCAAGCTTACCCAACTGAAAAACTAGCAGCGACCAAGGCTAGCGACACTCAACGCATGTCGTTATTGGGACTGAGTAAAACGCTGATGGAAGTGGCATTTCGCTGCGCTGCAATGAGCCGCTTCGAAGCTGAGCAAAACGTGCTAACGATTAGGGGAAAGGAAGGTATTCAAAGGTGCGTTAAAGCGCTTATCGGGCAGTTGAATAACAATGATGATTTGCTTGAACCTGACTTCTCAACATTGTACCTGCATGTCTCATTAGATTACGTCTTATTCAGGCATGCGAATTTACTTTCAGCAGAAGAGCGCGACATCCTCACTACTGCCTTACATAATTCGCCTTTTAAAGACACATTGGCAAAACTTAGCCTAGAGTCGCTTTCAAAAAAGCTTAACTATTGCGAATACAAAAATTCTTAATCACTTTGATCAGTGTTGTGTTGAACGAGTCTAAAAAGGCCTCGCACACGCGAGGCCTTGTTTTATCTGCGTTCCAACGAACGAGCAGCTAGCAATTTACGATGGTAAAACCAAATCAACTCGAGAGCCATTCATCCAGAACTTTGATGAATTTAGGGTTGATTAGATAACCGATGGAAGCGTGCGGATTACTCTTTCCGTTGCGAATATTGAGGTTATAAACTGGGTGGATGTCTTTCATTCCGCCGGGTATCAGATCCAGCTTGAGCATATCTTTAAAGTCATTTCTAATTTTGCTGTCATGAGAGATAAAATCATCTTCTGCCGATATGTTTATCCATTGCTGAATGTTTAACGGATACTTCTTCTCATCTTTCAAGCGGCTCCCTTTTAGCCTATCTTTTACGTTTTCATCTCCTAACGGTGACCCGAGCGTAAGCAATAAGTTGATCTTTTTGTCTGCTCCATAGTCGTGTCTATACTCTCCGTAATGAGACAATTTCCATAACACGTCATAACTGATCATCGACCCGAGACTGTGCGATACAATCATCACATCATCCTGATTATCAAGCGTTTCCTTCAGTTCAACCATTAGCCTATACCTGACATCGCTACCAAAATAGGTATCTTCATTCCAATAATGTGTCATATCCGGCGCGACCTTCGTTATGAGTGTATCAGCCACACCTAGCGTTCCAAATAGCGATGAAAAAGTATCTGCTAACGCCTCTTTTAGAAAACCAATTTTAGATACCTTGTTATACGTTGTTTTATTGAACTGGCTTGTGTTGTACTTTTTGAGTTCAGACAGCGCTTGCTGTCGACTTGCAGGGTCTTCCGTTGGTTTCTCTAACAATGTGTTTGATAGTTCACCGTAATAGACAAACCGTTTATCGACATCTTTAAAAGCTTGTAATGAACTTGAGCCTCCACAATCTCGCTGCAAGCCATGTTCTATAGCCTCGTACCAAAGTGATTGAAGGGAATCTTTATCGGGCTTTTGAGCGCGACCATGAATGAATATTATTTTCTTAGCCATAGCAGGACGTCCTAGACACATAGTTAAAATTATTATCAGTAAAAAGCACCACTAGATTCGGTCAGCCCTTACTAACAACAGCAGCGCTAATAACGTATCTAGAGGTGGTTGATAGAGCATTTATATAACTATGAGGCCGTCGTTTAAGGACCATAAACGAATGAACGATGCGATCATTACTCGCAAATTGAAATGAATGTAGCTAGCAAAAGCTCCAACTAACAAAAAGGCCTCGCAATCGCGAGGCCTTAGTTTTATCTATAGAATGATTACATCCATATTTTAACAACTACAACTGCCCTACTTCACTGACTCCACCGCTTTCATCAACGTTGTGTTGAACTGCTCAGGTTGCTCTAGCATTGGGAAATGGCCTGAGTCTTCAATGTAGTAAATGCTGTAATCCTTGATGTGTTTCTTGTTTGCTTCTGAATCCGTTGGCCATAGGCGAGCGTTAACCAATATTACTGGCACATTCACGTTCTCATACACGCGGTGAGCTTCACCTGTCACGTATTGACCTAGATAATGGCGGAACTGGTTTATCGCGATAGCTGGCGGTGCAGAGGCCATGTCTTGCGTTACCCAGTAAAGTAAATCCGCGTCTACGCCTTTTGGTAACGAGTCTTTTACGAACATAGTAATACCCGCTTGGAAGTCTGCTTCAAACGGTTTGGTCATTGTATCTAGGTCACTTTGTGAAACCGTTAGTGCAACATTTTGCGATGTGTCGACACCAATAATGCCCCTCACTCTTTTCGGCATCAGTTTAGCGGCCTCTGCAATCACACCACCTGCCATTGAATGCCCAACTAAGATGACGGATTCGAGTTGCTCTTTGTCGATTACGGCTTTGATGTCTACAGCGAATGCAACCATGGTGTACTCTTCACGATTAAACGATGAGTTACCGTGCCCTGCTAAGTCCATGGTGATCACTTGGTACTGCTTTGAAAACTCGCTCACTTGGTTTTGCCAAAGCCTGCTGTCTAAGCTCCAACCGTGAATGAAGATCAGCGCCGTTTCCCCACTGCCACTTTTGCCATACGCAATTTGCTCACCATCGTGAGATATCGCAATACCGTACTTAACCGTTGAATCATGAGCCATGGCATTAAAGCTACCAAGCGCCATGAATACCAAGAATGTGATGTTTAAAACTAAACGTTTCATAGTGTCTCTCTACTTACTTTGGAGGGACACAGAAAGCGCCCCTCTCAATCAATATAGCCACTATAAAGTGTGAAGCTGCAAACAGGTCAAGATGTATTAACTGAATTTTAAGGACAATACATCTAAGGTTTATGGGGAAATACTCAGTCAATTAATAAAGTTACTATTCTCTAATCACACTCATTAAATTCGTAAAGAAATCAAGCCCAAATAAATATAGGGTCATATTCCCATTAATGCTTTATACGCTCGAACAAAGGTTTCCAACGGTTTTCTCCACGCCCAATAGAGTGCAGTATAGGCAGCGTATTATTAGGGCAGTTCCTAGAGAAAACGACTAAAAGACCTTGATCGTTGTAACCAAGCGGTCTGCTCTTATCAACAAAAACGCCTAATCTCTGACATAGTTCTTTTGCAGAATGTAGTTCGTCAACGTCTTCCCAAATTCCATTACTGTCCCCGAACGCAAAGTGTTTCCTTTCTAAGGTCTCACAAACTACCAAATCACTATTCTCATCTATAGTAGACAGGGTTTCTCTAACACGCTCTTCTCCTTCTGGTGTGCCACACAACACACCAATAACAACATTTACTTTATTGTCTCGAATAAAAGAACCGTTCCTTTGATAAAATCCCATAACACTAGTCGATAATGTATTACCGCTACCGATAAAATCATCAATTATTATGATCGCTTTAATTTCAGGAGGAATACCTTCTTTTCGTTGAACTATATTATCGAGTTCCGCGATTTCCTTTACGCAAGTAGTACTAATTAAGTTCTCTTCTGCATATTGAGAAGCAAATTGTGAACCACTTTTCCCCGGACCATCTACATAGGTGATCCAGGTGTCCTTACGTCTTTGAGCTTTTGAGCGTTGAACATTTACAGGCAAACTTCGTCTAACCTTATCATGTAATGACTTAAGTAAAGATCTAACATCACTATCACCATAAAAACGAATATTCTTTAGCAAATTGAACAATAGTCGTTGTTGTATATGACTTGGAATTTGAGAAACCCAATTCCGTATGTCGTTCGTTACAATCTCTACACCTCGATAGCTCGGCCAGCAATCTAGTAATTCTTCAATCTCTTTATCACTAATGTACGCTAAGTCTTCTTCAATTTGACGTTTTTCAGCTAATTCGTCACCCAATTGGTCTGCAATCAATAGGTTGAAACCCTGGTTAATAAGCCAAACTTCAAATAGAGGAATAACAATTTCAAAACTGTTATCAGATTCTTGCATAATTCCCCTTCTACAAAAATCAGTAAGAATTGGCAACAAATCTGCTTCTGTTATTTGATTAGAATGAACATGACTTTTAATGTTTTCAACAGTAGTGTCATGCGATAGTCTTTTAGCACGAGCATAACCAACTAAGACCCTACACCTTTTCAACGTAATGATTTCAACTTCATCTAAATCACCCTGAATTCCGTCTCTCCAAAAATGTTGAAAAGCATTTACATCTAACTCTGCCACAAGTCTCGTAACACACCTTTCTACTTCTTCCACAGATATTTCAGAATCTCGTGAAACTACGGCATTATCAAATATGGTTGAGCATATTTGCTTAGTGAAGTAAGGGTGACCATTAGTAATGTTATGTACGGCTCGAATAGCGTTATCATGCCAGATTATAACTTCTTTAAGATTGGATTTAATAAGATCTTCATAATCTTGCCATTCTTCATCTTGTTTAAAAGTGTTAAGGCTCTCTCTTGAAAATTTGTTCAACTTTTCCCCTTGAGAGGACATCACAAATGACATCCTCTCCGCCCCTATTAGACAAAACCCTATATTTCTTTTACCACTTAAAGAACGAATATTGAGGAAGAATGTTTCCGCTATTTCACTGTACCGATAAAGCTCCTGATTAATTTCGTCAAATTCATCAATTATTATAAGAAACTTCTTATTTGGTTCAAATTTTTCCAATGACATAATTACTCGAGATAGAGACGCAAGAGAACCATTCATTGGGCTTAAGGTTGGATTGAAATTTTGAGGTAAATGTTCTAAAAGAAAGTAACCTATATTTTCGCCTAATGCATTTACTGTGGTTATTGCATCCGGGTGTTTAAAATCTCCACACTCAATATTGAGGACGTAACAGTCAGGTATATTATCGGTAACAAGATCTTCGACAGCTTTCGCCAAGGAACTCTTCCCAACTCTTCGTTGTCCTGTAATATAACTGGATTGCATGTTTTTCATCTGAGCTCTAGAGACAAGCCTGTCTAGCTTATCTTTTCGACCGTAAAAATCCTCACCTATTGCTATATCTAAACTATACGGGTTTTTGTATTTGATAGAATCCCAATCAATAGAAGAAGACTGAGCATTAATTGTTACAGCCAAGGATATAAAATTGTCTTCAGTCGCTCCAATCTGCTCCCACGATATTACTATTTCTAATGTCACGGATGAAATAGGATTAACTACATTAAATGAGATAGGTAATACAAAATCACCGGGGGGAACACTCCCAAGGTCAACATCCTCTGTATACAATAAAACACTATCATTTTTTTCTGAAATATATGAAGTAACTTTTTCAGCAATACCTGGACCAGTATTTTTTAGTGCTAAAAATATTTTCACATCTTCATTTTCTCTATGAAGGGGATATTTCTTTTCAAGATCGAAACTAATTCCATTGCGACTTATAATTTCACATTTAAATCGCTCTTTAGAACGAACCGCTTCGTTCTCTATTACAGTCTTTACTTTTTCCAAGAAGGGGCGATAAAAATCATTTGTAATGAAAGAAATATTTTCCTTACAAAAACTCAATTCATCATCCAATAAATCAGAAAGTTCTTTAACTCTTCGTGTAAAAGTTGAGTCAATCGACTTTGATAAATCAACAACTTGAGTAATGATAACTTCAATGGAACTACGGATTTTTTGAAACTCATAAGGTGATAGATACGCGTTAAGTGTTTTATCTCCGACTGATTT is drawn from Vibrio sp. SNU_ST1 and contains these coding sequences:
- a CDS encoding glutathione S-transferase family protein; this encodes MKLYLNDTSPFSRAVLATAYLCDAPMVLEWIDPWQTPNTLVTINPFSTIPVLETSDEVALTESLTICEFLMQAYPTEKLAATKASDTQRMSLLGLSKTLMEVAFRCAAMSRFEAEQNVLTIRGKEGIQRCVKALIGQLNNNDDLLEPDFSTLYLHVSLDYVLFRHANLLSAEERDILTTALHNSPFKDTLAKLSLESLSKKLNYCEYKNS
- a CDS encoding YbfB/YjiJ family MFS transporter: MQHVKLLNRNTFAGLAATLVGNGIGRFAYIALMPVLIQSGWFSSEDASILGAATLIGYIFGAPASSFLQRYYSTGTLIRASLLLSSFSYLGCALKSAPFEWFLTLRTIAGVSGAVLMVLAPPVITSLHPQEMKARISGVVFSGIGLGAMISGTIIPLLIYQSVESAWLGMGAIAFLATVLTWNTWSLEVKPNHCDKSPSTFNALSKNERISISCVLLAYTFSAIGYLPHTLFWVDYIVRELEMSFASGGFYWAVFGIGAAIGPIVTGILGDKFGLKKALLAAFICKAVGVALPLLSTNEVALFASSLLVGMFTPGTVTLVSTYTLEIVGTQLHTKSWGAMTMAFAISQGIVGFVMAHYAPQLTSYDLLFMISASALILSVLCIAFTSTKQQTLNTAQVNS
- a CDS encoding ATP-binding protein, with amino-acid sequence MDTLEAALGIEKAICSLSFDTNEDTLKVARLEVRGLLQKYADVEEDKSLTLMESIKVISDFGTKKKLRNISLLVLRLSAVPNFFPKQTTSSGVDAKIIALLEPKLPDFYKRFDINVKSQTYEKLDKLYEVHDFCLSKLNCLTEVPAKIESITAEKQMILKSVGDKTLNAYLSPYEFQKIRSSIEVIITQVVDLSKSIDSTFTRRVKELSDLLDDELSFCKENISFITNDFYRPFLEKVKTVIENEAVRSKERFKCEIISRNGISFDLEKKYPLHRENEDVKIFLALKNTGPGIAEKVTSYISEKNDSVLLYTEDVDLGSVPPGDFVLPISFNVVNPISSVTLEIVISWEQIGATEDNFISLAVTINAQSSSIDWDSIKYKNPYSLDIAIGEDFYGRKDKLDRLVSRAQMKNMQSSYITGQRRVGKSSLAKAVEDLVTDNIPDCYVLNIECGDFKHPDAITTVNALGENIGYFLLEHLPQNFNPTLSPMNGSLASLSRVIMSLEKFEPNKKFLIIIDEFDEINQELYRYSEIAETFFLNIRSLSGKRNIGFCLIGAERMSFVMSSQGEKLNKFSRESLNTFKQDEEWQDYEDLIKSNLKEVIIWHDNAIRAVHNITNGHPYFTKQICSTIFDNAVVSRDSEISVEEVERCVTRLVAELDVNAFQHFWRDGIQGDLDEVEIITLKRCRVLVGYARAKRLSHDTTVENIKSHVHSNQITEADLLPILTDFCRRGIMQESDNSFEIVIPLFEVWLINQGFNLLIADQLGDELAEKRQIEEDLAYISDKEIEELLDCWPSYRGVEIVTNDIRNWVSQIPSHIQQRLLFNLLKNIRFYGDSDVRSLLKSLHDKVRRSLPVNVQRSKAQRRKDTWITYVDGPGKSGSQFASQYAEENLISTTCVKEIAELDNIVQRKEGIPPEIKAIIIIDDFIGSGNTLSTSVMGFYQRNGSFIRDNKVNVVIGVLCGTPEGEERVRETLSTIDENSDLVVCETLERKHFAFGDSNGIWEDVDELHSAKELCQRLGVFVDKSRPLGYNDQGLLVVFSRNCPNNTLPILHSIGRGENRWKPLFERIKH
- a CDS encoding alpha/beta fold hydrolase — its product is MKRLVLNITFLVFMALGSFNAMAHDSTVKYGIAISHDGEQIAYGKSGSGETALIFIHGWSLDSRLWQNQVSEFSKQYQVITMDLAGHGNSSFNREEYTMVAFAVDIKAVIDKEQLESVILVGHSMAGGVIAEAAKLMPKRVRGIIGVDTSQNVALTVSQSDLDTMTKPFEADFQAGITMFVKDSLPKGVDADLLYWVTQDMASAPPAIAINQFRHYLGQYVTGEAHRVYENVNVPVILVNARLWPTDSEANKKHIKDYSIYYIEDSGHFPMLEQPEQFNTTLMKAVESVK